One window of the Colletotrichum destructivum chromosome 6, complete sequence genome contains the following:
- a CDS encoding uncharacterized protein (Putative zn(2)Cys(6) fungal-type DNA-binding domain, transcription factor domain, fungi), translated as METSRPKRVRQRKACDLCYNKKIKCDAKQPRCSGCKLYNSECTYTGPSRATASNANHLKKIEMLEARLAQLEGQNQQTQTLAQVTQNLAVKPVELSLQSQIYEFDQPWAHNTGPSSSNSPASSSTGQGSNICTQEANSRTLPPLRHVLPTIEDYFQNSNQLLPLFEKKTFMNMLRGWYAYPAHRKPDAWAAVNIVLALARRHSYASSLEETQNMQLYINNVQSVLNRLVINEPSLLVLQIILGLVLVFHGSADQGPASIMIATAMRLAQTLKLHTNVHDGGFEPDEVLQRTRVFWVAYILDRDLAMRTSQPPIHQDCDIDVDLPSINPPDGSGLIFGLSGQVFNYFRSRIQLAHIEGKLYYMLRSVRALKLPEHERRQNTLRIRAMLDSWLSAIPADFQPHLVAGTVSNEYLRYLSLMHYTHLQLVATTHHTDSHHMEWMQDILNCSKGQTLAVRSDLAARLPSCWDKLVAQARTCMELYAATPEADSALTWLVSCGYLTSVMFITVNNLACPDNPCRLTDQSNVDSALLLLERLIKATDDDRLKRIHGACKELSEKTRLAVTSQPTNDFFNPPGLEFGDEDPLDAGRWDLMDSTFWASHSYGTAT; from the exons ATGGAGACATCGAGGCCTAAAAGGGTCAGGCAGAGGAAG GCCTGTGATCTATGCTACAACAAAAAGATCAAATGCGACGCAAAGCAACCCCGCTGTTCGGGCTGCAAGCTGTACAACTCGGAATGCACTTACACCGGCCCGAGCAGGGCGACTGCCAGCAACGCGAACCA TCTTAAGAAGATCGAGATGTTGGAGGCCCGGCTGGCGCAGCTAGAAGGCCAAAACCAGCAGACGCAGACCCTAGCACAGGTTACTCAAAACCTGGCCGTGAAGCCTGTTGAGCTTAGTCTGCAGTCTCAGATCTACGAATTTGATCAACCATGGGCTCACAATACTGGACCGTCGTCCAGTAATTCCCCCGCGTCCTCATCAACAGGCCAAGGTTCAAACATCTGTACACAAGAAGCCAACTCAAGGACTCTGCCGCCGCTCCGCCATGTTCTTCCGACAATAGAGGACTACTTCCAGAACTCGAACCAGCTCTTGCCGTTGTTCGAGAAGAAAACCTTCATGAATATGCTCCGCGGATGGTACGCGTACCCTGCCCACCGCAAACCGGACGCGTGGGCAGCCGTCAATATCGTCCTCGCGCTCGCGCGCCGGCATTCGTACGCCTCCAGCTTGGAGGAGACGCAGAACATGCAGCTTTATATCAACAACGTTCAATCGGTCTTAAACAGGTTAGTCATCAACGAGCCAAGTCTGTTGGTCCTGCAGATTATCTTAGGATTGGTCTTGGTGTTCCACGGCTCTGCCGACCAGGGCCCGGCTTCGATCATGATCGCGACGGCCATGCGACTGGCCCAGACGCTCAAGCTGCACACCAACGTCCACGATGGGGGCTTCGAACCGGACGAGGTCCTCCAGAGAACCCGGGTCTTCTGGGTCGCCTATATCCTCGACCGCGACCTGGCAATGAGAACGTCGCAGCCGCCGATCCATCAAGACTGCGATATCGACGTGGACCTCCCGAGCATCAACCCTCCAGACGGATCCGGTCTGATCTTTGGCTTGTCGGGCCAGGTCTTCAACTACTTCCGCAGCCGCATCCAACTGGCCCACATCGAAGGCAAGCTCTACTACATGCTCAGGTCCGTGCGCGCGCTCAAGCTGCCGGAACATGAGCGCCGGCAAAACACGCTCCGGATCCGGGCGATGCTGGATAGCTGGCTAAGCGCCATACCCGCCGACTTCCAGCCGCACCTCGTGGCGGGGACGGTGTCGAACGAGTACCTCCGCTACCTCTCGCTGATGCACTACACCCACCTCCAGCTCGTCGCGACGACGCACCACACTGACTCGCACCACATGGAGTGGATGCAGGATATCCTCAACTGCAGCAAGGGGCAGACGCTCGCCGTGCGGTCCGACCTGGCTGCTCGGCTTCCGAGCTGCTGGGACAAACTGGTCGCGCAGGCGCGGACGTGTATGGAGCTCTACGCGGCGACGCCAGAGGCCGACTCTGCCCTCACATG GCTAGTATCGTGTGGGTATCTCACGAGCGTCATGTTCATCACCGTCAACAACCTCGCATGCCCGGACAACCCGTGTCGGCTGACGGACCAGAGCAACGTCGACTcggcgcttctcctcctcgagcgccttATCAAGGCCACGGACGATGACAGGTTGAAGCGGATCCATGGCGCTTGTAAGGAGCTGAGCGAGAAGACACGGCTTGCAGTCACTTCGCAACCTACAAACGACTTCTTCAATCCACCGGGGCTAGAGTTCGGTGACGAGGATCCTCTCGATGCAGGTCGTTGGGACCTGATGGACAGCACGTTCTGGGCATCACACAGTTATGGCACAGCAACATGA
- a CDS encoding Putative BTB/POZ domain-containing protein: MRNSKGRPQGSHVTTASKDGPAWFFLAPEPKELVNLKCGDKSFSFRKSILVKDSEYFRACLTNPAFVEARTSTIVFDDIEPELFGFYLHMVYLRDAGKRIDTAPILFKDDSLTAPGSGLAAVVNLYQMADRFLNTSLLAELRNEIFYFAEHGSCSAELPGPRALQKPFSKLDQPRRKEHRTMNPETPVGRIWWTKVLRNAYDVLDKDRADQNFMKTRLVEILCDKVPTEHAFDIVPVLSKSEEFLSAFSSCLAKKKSSLKAKVKVQSREVERLRYQNQTRGSQLATLQATTNAEISRLYNRTSHMSVMPSYSYPDDSSDDDDDDDDDYDGGNPDGSGHDFSYDRDDDGDLDHDDVDGQEDGDGNVGTYDEADVACEYGYDCDGNGYDDDGGGYCSDGGSSDGGSSDDGYSDDGYSDGDDSD, translated from the exons ATGAGAAACAGTAAAGGTAGACCTCAAGGCAGCCATGTTACCACAGCCAGCAAGGATGGCCCGGCCTGGTTCTTCCTGGCACC GGAACCGAAAGAGTTAGTCAACCTCAAATGCGGCGATAAGTCATTCTCCTTCCGCAAATCTATCCTCGTCAAAGACTCGGAATACTTCAGGGCCTGTCTCACGAACCCTGCCTTCGTCGAGGCTCGCACCTCGACTATTGTGTTCGACGATATCGAGCCCGAGCTCTTCGGTTTCTACCTGCATATGGTCTACTTGAGGGACGCTGGCAAGCGAATCGACACGGCACCGATCTTATTCAAAGACGACAGCCTCACCGCGCCCGGAAGTGGTCTTGCGGCAGTGGTCAACCTGTACCAGATGGCCGACCGTTTCTTGAACACATCTCTTCTTGCCGAGCTAAGAAACGAAATCTTTTATTTCGCCGAGCATGGAAGTTGTTCTGCCGAACTGCCTGGACCACGAGCACTTCAAAAGCCTTTCTCGAAGCTCGACCAGCCCCGAAGAAAAGAGCATCGCACGATGAACCCGGAGACACCGGTTGGAAGGATATGGTGGACGAAGGTCCTCAGGAATGCCTACGACGTCTTGGACAAGGACAGAGCGGACCAGAATTTCATGAAAACCCGACTGGTCGAGATCCTTTGCGACAAGGTACCGACTGAGCATGCCTTTGACATTGTTCCCGTTCTCTCGAAAAGCGAAGAATTCCTAAGCGCCTTCTCATCTTGTCTTGCGAAGAAGAAGTCCAGTCTCAAGGCAAAAGTCAAAGTGCAGTCGCGCGAGGTGGAGAGGCTGAGATATCAGAACCAGACGCGCGGCAGTCAGTTGGCGACCCTGCAAGCCACCACAAATGCAGAGATCAGCCGTCTTTACAACAGAACGAGTCACATGTCAGTCATGCCCTCGTATTCTTACCCAGACGACAGcagtgacgacgacgacgacgacgacgacgactatGATGGCGGCAACCCCGATGGCAGCGGACATGACTTTAGTTATGATcgtgacgatgacggcgactTGGACCATGACGATGTAGATGGACAGGAAGATGGTGATGGTAATGTGGGAACCTACGATGAAGCCGACGTCGCCTGCGAGTATGGCTATGATTGTGACGGCAACGGctatgacgatgacggcggggGCTACTGCAGCGACGGCGGTTCCAGCGACGGCGGTTCCAGCGATGACGGCTACAGCGATGACGGCTacagcgacggcgatgacagCGACTAA